Genomic segment of Labrus mixtus chromosome 1, fLabMix1.1, whole genome shotgun sequence:
ttgtttgactgtcctaagcctgcgtggcccaacacgGGCCTTCAGCAGGAGCTGCACCTCCTTGTTCATCCATGGCTTCTGAGAGACTCGctgacagactgaaacacatcaaactACCCAAGGACAGAAGGGTGACGGTGTCTCCTGAATCCGATGAGTATTTCCTGGAGCTGCTGGACGAGTGCGAGCTGAAGCTGGATGTTCTGCTCGAGAAGCTTCAGGGAAAAGACCTGCCTGCTATCAAGAGAGAGATTGAAGAGGTCAGCTTCTCCATCAAGGCCGAGGGGCGGCTGCAGGCTAACGCCTTCATCAACACTGAAAACGACCTCTCTGAGGAGGAAGACAAGGGCGAGAAGGATGAGCCCGATGTCCTCTCGCGGGAAGAGCTGAAGTGCCAGTCTCAGCAGATCATCGACTCAGAAGTAGATCACAAGGACATCTTACACCCCCACCACCCCCTTCCTCCTCCGAATAAATACACCCCCTTCACATGTCCATCCTATTTGTCGGGGTCGGGTTTACTCCTGGAGCTCAGGTTTCTCCCAACATCTAAGAGAAAGttagttcattaaaaaaacacaacaaataaaaaaataaactgatgaCCAATTGATGTTGAATATtcaaaattaaaagtaaaatgatgaaagaaaaaaattaaaactgtaCGGACTTCCTCTTTATCTAACAGTGCAGGGACTTATTCTGAcgttgtgtgtgcatgttaatTAATTATAAACGTGTAAAACCATTACAATAAATCAGAGTTCAGTGGTACGCTCAAGCGTCTCTGCATGGACACGTAGAAATAAAGGTCGCTTAGTATAATTTACAAACTGTGATTCACACTAGAGGAGAGTCTCAGTTGACTGTCAGTCGGGCACGAGGATCATTCCATTCCAGATACACGGGGTGCTTAAtgtcttaaagagcccatattatgccctttttggggttcgtatatttaatctatgtacctacttttgtacgttcacaatagctaaagtctgaaaaaagtgtctgttttcatgtactgctcctccttgctccctctccgctctgagtctgtcagctacgctctgcggAGCCCAGactgttagaccccacatgggtcaagtctgctctgattggtctgccgatccgctctgtcgttattggtcagttgctcagcacgtgtctcggaaatttcaacatgagctgcagggcttgccacaatgagccaatgggcttagatcagtgatctaaTGGACAGTAATGCCTGCCCCTATTTTAAGGACTCTTGCATCCAAAAAATAGCTTTCAAAAAAATTTGCTTTCAGAGTATTGTTACTCATACACAGAAACCATTGTCAAAATCCCAAATCAAATATGCCACTGATTAAATACCAAGTTTAAAAACCAACTTAACCAAACGtctcaaaaaatgtaatgtaacaaGGTAATCAGtccaacaaacaaagaaaatatgctGCTTTACTTTACAAGCTTTATGGAGACACCCCAACACCTACACTAACTAACTCACCTAAGCCTCACTTCTTCAATGGCTTGTCGAGCTCGAGGCGTCTCCCAAACTCGGACACCATCCCAGAAGACCACTGACCTagtcacctgaaacacaccGAATTTGGTGCACCCCCTCCCCAGAGTTaccaccaaaaataaaaaaggcaaaataacaaAGTGGCAAGTCCTGCTTGCCCGGCGGCTTGCTGATCAGGGTGCCAATTAATCAAAAATGACGGTCAAACTAACAAGTACAACTAATGCTCTGAAGAAAGTCAAATCGTTAAATCTTCAAACAAATTGTACCAGTAACAAGTCAGAGAGGTTACTTACCACTCTGCACAGATCAAGTTCCAAACAAACTACACAAACAATCTGATACACAACTAATTAGATTTACAACTACCAAGTATCAAGCCAAATCCAAGTTCAGAAGTCAGACAAGCCCCCATTTTCTCACAACCCAGGCAAATCCTCCTAATCAAAGAATGTGCAAACTGTAAATCAGTGGTGATTTCAAGGGTTAATGTGTGTAGTGttgacgagagagagacagagaataaGAAGCCACTTTAAATACTGAGGCCCTGTGTGCCCAGGTGCACAACATCAGATTAAGTGGCTCCGCCCCTCTTTACTTGAAGGCAACCTGAGTGGGGAGAAACACAAGGCAGCAGAAAGAGCACTGACTGGGTGTGTGGTTATGGTGCACCACAAACAGTGCACAATGATCTGGGTCGGAACTTTGAGTCCGAGATGTTCCAGAAACTGGGCTCACTGTTATTGAGAAAATGCACAACACACCTTTTCGACCACAGTCTGATGGACCGGTAGAAAGATTTAACTCCACCCTGCAGAAGATTCTGGCCACAACAGCCGAGCGCTGACACGGGGACCTTAGGATCCCCTACGCTGTCATGGCTTACAGAGCAACCAGGCACAGCGCTACCAGTTTCACACCCAACTTCATGATGTTCGGCCGTGAAGTTAGTGAACTGGGGGACCTGGTAACTGGCCTGCCCCCGACCCTTAAACAGCTCCTTCTTCCCCTGAATATGTCCAGCAACTCCGGGAGAGTCGGAGTGGAGTTAGCTCATCGGATTCTTAAGGGTTAAAGGTTTTCAGTTAAACCTGGACCTGATCTGACTGTGGTCGCTCTGCATCAGGATCTGCTGAGTTCCTTTTCTTTACCAAAGAGACTTTAGGCACtcgacacaaaataacacaagtagatgaaagtctttctcactctacatcagtttatttattacaaggTTACACGTGAGCTGTCTGAAGAACTTCTGCTACCCAACACAGAGGCATCCAAGgaaacagagtgacagaaaggagagaagatatcaggagagaagaagaatccttacactgtaactgtttcatataaacactttaaattcaaaCGTCATAGCTGATCCCAACTTACTGGTTCATatgtcagcaacaaaacatcaatgtcAAAAAAGTAGAGACAGATTTATGTCTTATATACACATTAGTGATGTTAAGTTGGAATTCTTTGGATCAGTTTTACCATTGCACAGGATTAGcatctctctcctgtgtgaatcataatgtgtgtggtcagatgttgtcttcgggtaaagcttttactgcaaacagagcaactgaagggtttctctcctgtatgaactaacatgtgtgtagtcagacttcctctttgggtaaagcttttactgcaaacagagcaactgaaggctttctctcctgtatgaactaacatgtgtgtagtcagacttCCTCTTTGGCTAAAGCTTTTactacaaacagagcagctgaaggctctctctcctgtatgaactaacatgtgtgtggtcagatgttgtcttcgggtaaagcttttactgcaaacagagcagctgaaaggtttctctcctgtatgcaataacatgtgtgtggtcagacttTGTCtatgggtaaagcttttactgcaaacagagcaactgaaggctttctctcctgtatgaactaacatgtgtgcgGTCAGACTTTGTCTtagggtaaagcttttactgcaaacagaacagctgaaggctttctctcctgtatgaactaacatgtgtgtagTCAGAGTTCCTctttgggtaaagcttttactgcaaacagagcagctgaagggtttctctcctgtatgaactatcATGTGTGTGGTAAGATTTCCTCTTCGGGTAAAGCTTTCACTGCAAatagagcagctgaagggtttctctcctatATGAaataacatgtgtgtggtcagacttTGTCtatgggtaaagcttttactgcaaacagagcaactgaagggtttctctcctgtatgaactaacatgtgtgtggtcagatgttgtctttgggtaaagcttttactgcaaacagagcagctgaaggctttctctcctgtatgaactaacatgtgtgtggtcaaaCTTTGTCTAttggtaaagcttttactgcaaacagagcaactgaagggtttctctcctgtatgaactaacatgtgtgtggtcagatgttgtctttgggtaaagcttttactgcaaacagagcaactgaagggtttctctcctgtatgaactaacatgtgtgtggtcagatgttgtcttagggtaaagcttttactgcaaacagagcagctgtaaggtttctctcctttatgaactaacatgtgtgtggtcagattcCCTTTctggttaaatcttttaccacactccGAGCAGCTGTGTTGTCTCTTACCAGtctttagtttcttatttttcaagtttaattctgacagatcttctcttgtctctttccaatcatcactgtcatcagtctcaggTTCACCAGAGTcttcagtctctggttgtaaacgtctctctggatctgagtctttctctggttctgctcctccacagtcctctccatcaactcctgtttccatctgttcagtttgtctctgatgaagctgtgaggactgaggtttctcttcatcaccttcactcttcacagagacaggagtgaaggggaagctggtggtatcagcctcctccagtccttgaagctgttcttcctcctgactgatccacagttcctcatgttcttctttaatgtgttggggcttagtgtcctcctggtccagaatgtggctccactcctgctgctcaggtggaagctcttctttactcaccaacagctgctggacatctgcaggacacagtaaacaaacattaacggtacttaaactgctttttaaatattaataagggctgtcaaatgatttcatttttaaaggctgaaaatCAATAGTTCACTAGAAttgatcacattttaatcatgtttggaATTCActcattttgcatttaaaaaacgtttttaatgcttttattttgcaatgCCTTAAGCTTAGGTTACTTTACTTCCTTTTTGGATACAAACCtacctttattttgaatgaaaataagGAACTTGTCTAAGGCTGTGAAGATTGAGatttctcatcatcatcattaagtcctGGAGAGCGGGCAGCcaaggtttgaatctgacctgtggctcttttccaaAACGGCaaatatgatcagacagtaTGTTGAACAGAAAGGCTGGCGTTATGTAAATGAGCCATGTGCTGCTGATCACTTCCTGATTGTGTCAGATACTACCTCTACACACACAAGGGGCTGAGCAAGCTCAATCTTTAGGAAAGAATAAGACATGTGTCCAACAGAGAgtttttttgcaattaaattgCGGAAGCAAACGGAAATTGCAACAATTagttgcattttctttttaatataaaaaattgAGACTTTTTGTTATTAAACTATGTTCTTACACACACGTTGATGTAGGGATGTAATGATTCACGAGACTGGGTTCACGATACAATTCTttcacgatttattttacaaattgagactgaagaaacattttgatataactgaaaaagattcctttaatttattcatgaaaacaccatggggggggggggggggggggggcacagaccCTTAAAGGGAtcatggtgttcatgtgtttctctgaatgaCATCAGTAAACAATTATTTCAACTTGTAACGGTCTGTCTagtttagtttttgttcctgcagctcCCTTTTCTGAccgcacctgaatgcatctctcattgtctgagcaccCATGAATGCAGCATGGTCACAGCGCATCTCCTGagtaacggcagagagagagacatgcccagaaaagtcTGAAGTAAGCTAAGTGGcctactttattttctgatggttcttaaggactttttattattgtgcacacccaggcctccgctggtgaaagtgtgctcacctgtgtgtgcgcgcaagtgtctgtgtgtgtgtacagtgtagTGTCTCAGCTACAGACATCACACCCCCAGTCTCTTATTCTCAACTCAGGAGACTTTAATCACACTTCCCTGTCTGCCACTCTCCCTACTTTCACTCAGTATGTTGACTGCCATACCAGGGACAATAAATCTTTGGACTTACTGTATGCAAACACCAAGGATGCATACAGATCatcacccctccccccactGGGCTGCTCAGACCACAACCTGGTGAGACTGCAGCCCATTTACATACCTATGGTGAAAAACAACCCCCCACAACCAGGTATGTGAAGAAGTGGTCTAAGGAGGCCACTGAGGCGCTGCAGGACTGCTTTGACACCACTGACTGGGAGGTGCTGAGCAGCCCACATGGGGAGGACATCGACGGTTTAACCCACTGTATCACAGATTACAGAAACTTCTGTGTTGAGAACACTGTACCcaccaaaaaaatacagtgtttctccaacaacaaaccctgggtGACCCCTGAGCTGAAAACCCTGCTCAGTGAAAAGAAGAGGGTTTTTAGAGCTGGAGATAGAGAGGACCTGAGGAGGGTGCAGAAGGAGCTCAAGATAAAAATCAAGGAGGGGAAAGCCAGCTACCgggcaaagatggaggagcatttacaacagaaaaatgcAAGAGAAGTCTGGAGGGGCCTGAATAACATCTCAGGTCACAGCAGAAGGCGTGGGAGGGGCCCTGAAGCAGGAGACAGGGAGTGGGCAAATTAACTGAATCTGTTCTTCAATAGATTTGATTCTGctcccaaccccacccccacccaccagaGAGCAGACCAGCCCGCTTCTCAGACACTCCATCTGAGTACCCTGATTACCCTGCCACCCCCCTCAAACTAAACCTGAAACAGCATTATGCTCGGaccaatttaaaaagtatgtgtgTTTCCATTTGTGGGGTGGTTTTGTGGAATGGTCTTGACAAAACGATTAAACAAAGTATGAAtataatgcaatttaaaaaaaatgtacaaaagatatatctttgaaaagtacagaaatgagGAAGGAGAATGTAAATCTCACAGCTGTTAATGGCgcctgttcattttgttcttttttttggtttgtttttgttttgttctgtttttcttaatatctcgattggagtatttttttgtattgtctgtttagtttattttattggattttgcatttgttaatgatgaagaatgggggtaggacttgacaagcctaGGCTTCTTCATATCCCTTTTCGAacgagtcaaatgtgtattatattgaaattggcttttcattttatttttattttatacagatttttatttttttccatttgtttattaattttcatctattttttaatcgttcgaaataaataagaaataaataaacctgaGTCTGAGACTGTAGAGGGTCCCGACTCTGTcgaatgtgtgtatatgtgtgtgtgtgtgtgtgtgtgtgtgtgtgtgtgtgtgtgtgtatatgtatgtgtgtatatatgtgtgtgtgtgtgtatgtgtgtgtgtgtgtgtgtgcatcgtgcgcgacacagagagcagaggagaattgtaaacgaccatgtagagacagaaatgacatgatGCCGTCGTGTAAATAAGATAGAATAAACTATCGTTTCTGAAGTGgaggctggcttgaccgcagtctTATGCAgagggtggcctgaagtttgtgtgcccAAAGATACAATTGAATAGCATATTGTTAACGTATCTCCAATAACCAGATCCGTTGCTGGATTCAATAGGTGAAGACTTAAAGAGTCTTTTAGTCCAGTAAACTCAATGATGTTGTTAGCAGGAGCTAGCTGCagctaacactgtgctgtgtgcgtctgtgGAAGTTAGCTAAAGGCTCTGCTATCTGAAACATGAGCAGGAAACACGTTTCcagcagtggaaagaaaaccaaCCTGTTCTCTGTAGCTTGATTTCAGGAGTTAAAATCACATCCAGCAGTTTTCTTTGTCGGTGGAGCTCCTCTTCGTATCCACttgttgttctttcttctgttaTATCTCTGATAACCGCAGCGAGCAGCCGTCGACTGAATAACTCTTTAAGATCCTTAAACCCGGCCATCTTACACACATCCAAGAGTCACAGAGGGAAAACTCAACTCAGCGCTGACGTCTTTACAACTTTACTCTGATCATCTACTGTTACGTTAGCACCCTAACGATCATTAATAAAGACACGGAGAATCACGTGTATGCTCAGCAGGAACGTTTACTCACAACTTGTGTTACACACTCAATGGTCCGGGTGGAAACAGCCCGCTTTGTTCCCTTTACAGAACACCTCCCCTCCCTTTGACTTGCATTGTAACCACGCGGTTGACCTTTTTTCCGCCACCATATTGCtgtatttaaaactctgaaaacctATCTTTGGCTGTTTATCCTCATTCACCTCATTGAATAGTGTATGTAATACAGATTATGTCCAATGGGTGGCGCTGCTGTACATAATTATCATTGTCttaaaactgtggaaaataCCGGGAGTGACTCTGCGCTGCACAGCTCCTCAGAAATCTCACAGAATAAGAGCAAATGtccgggtaaaaaaaaatatatattttcacatatCATTTATAGACCCTCTAACAATCACATTTTAGTTGAAGGAAATAAATTtgacaacaaaatatatatctacGATTCCTCAGAAAACAACCGCTCGGTTGAGTTGCCAGTCTACGCAAACGGCCTGGCTCAAGTCactaatttcttattttgttcaccttttctaaCCATTGCTACTcattcaatttattaaataaattataggttattttaacaagttcttctctctgtgatgtttacatctaactaaacattttgttgcagaaatgaaagaaatccattCATGTCCAAAGTAACCCTAAACAGGCAACCAGCTGGTTGACCTGCAtatctgcttcctgattgggtAATCCGaaaaatataacctgaaatgttgcttaatgaagaggcaggaacacaattttaccaacaaacatttttttgcaaatagattTCTTAGTGTGGAAGTCAAAGGGTTAAGTAAGCATCCCCACCTGTGACATTTTCCAACACTCACAGAggtaggataggataggataatactttattgatccccagaggggaaattcaggcgttgcagcagcacagacaagtaaactcaaaatacacattaaacagaatagataagataaataaaaataaaaacagggggtatatacaagtacaaaatgaatgatgaagttaactatgcagggaattgagacagtatttgcagagaatgacaagataaagtgacaagtgatgattaaagtgacttagtatgataaatagcagcaagtaatgtaaacagcagagaagagaggcagtgttgtaccacagtaatgcagagtgcagttatataatataatgtagtataatataatataatatagtgcaatatgaacaatatactgtaatataatgaaatgttatataatatagactaatataataaacatatatagaatgtacagtatatatgtatatattgatgctaaataataataataatacaatgttagtaatgataataatgaagcaggtaatatgggtagtgttttatgggggtgaagttttgtgtcaggacggactgttattgttgtcataggctgctgttgtacagtcttatggcagtgggcacaaaggagcgcctgaagcgctctgttttgcacctggggggatgaggcgttggctgaaggagctgcccatctgccacagctcgtcatgtagagggtgagaggagttatccaggatggataagattttgtccttcatcctcctctcacccactgtctccaaactgtccagatcaagacccactacagagcgagccttcctcaccagcttgttcagcctgtttgcctcaccagtcttgatgccaccccaccagcacaccacagcaaagaagagggcgctggccaccacagactggtagaaggtcttcaggagtctgttgcagacactgaacgatctgagtctcctcaggaagaacatcctgctctgCCCCTTCCTGAAGAGGGCGTGAGAGTTgtgagaccagtccagtttattgttgatgtggaccccaaggtacttgtatgagtccaccctctccacttcctccccctggatgatgactggggcagggagcctcttcttcttccggtagtccactaccacctcctttgttttgctgatgttgagcttcaggtggttgctttcacaccatgtgacgaagctctctaacagtcctctgtactccttctcATCGTCATCAGTGATGCACCCAACAATGGAGGAATCGTCAGAAAACTTTTGGAGGTGGCAGGAACTAGAGTTCAACATGAAGTCTGACatgaagagagtgaagagaaaaggcGCCAGAACAGTTCCTTGAGGTACTCCTGTGTTGCCCGTCactacatcagagacacagccgTCGACTCTGACATACTGTGGCCGGCCCGTGAGGTAGTTAAAAATCCAAGCTGTGGTGTCAGGGTGCAGCTGCATATCCAGCAGTTTGTCCCTCAGGAGGCAGGGCTGGATGGGattgaaagcactggagaagtcaaagaacatgactctCACAGTGCTTCCCTGCGGCTCCAGGTGTGGCAGGGCTTTGTGGGTCAGGACCTTCatgggaggaagagcagagtcTCCAGCAGAGGTGTGAATGGGGGCTGAGGTGGTGGGGGGAGACCTAGACCCATTATTTGAGCTCACTGGGTCGGGGGATTTGTCAAACCTATTGAAAAATAGGTTCAACTCAGCAGCAAATACTGGGTCTCCTTGAATTCTGGGTTCCGGCCTGCTGCAGCCCGTCATCTGCTTCATGCCATTCCACACCTCCTTTGAGTTGTTCATCTTGGCCTCAATCTTGTCCTTGTAGTTGTTCTTGGCCtctctcagcttcttctttaacTCCTTTTGGACAGCCTTGAGCTCCTCACGATCCTTAGTCATGAAGGCCCTCTTCTTTCTGTTGAGGAgagctttaatgtctttattgatCCATGGTTTGTTGTTTGAGAAGCAGCGGACCTTTTTGGTAGGGACTATGGTGTCCTCACAGAAACGGATGTAGTCTGTAATACAATGAGAGAGACCTTCAATGCCCTCACCATATTCCTCATTAAACAGTTCCCAGTCTGTGACATTGAAGCACTCCTGCAGGGCCTCCTCTGTATCCTTAGACCAAACCTTCAAAGTCCTTGTGTTGGCCACCTGCTGCACTCTTAATTAatcctgtgcatgttcaggtgtcattgagattttctttattttgtattctgacTGCAGGATTCTTATTAAGGGTTAAAGGTTTTCAGTTAAATAAACATGGACCTGATCTGACTGTGGTCGCTCTGCATCAGGATCTGCTGAACTCCTTTTCTTTACCAAAAGAGACTTTAGACAGtcgacacaaaataacacaagtagatgaaagtctttctcactctacatcagtttatttattacaaggTTACTGTAAGTGGCCAAAGGAGCCTATttgggttgtttgttgttgctccaCCCCGGAATATGAATTACACGGTTTAGCACACGCGTCACACTCGGCTCGTCACTCACGGCGAGCAGGCAGGGGGGCTTGAGCAGAGTTATGGTATGTGCACGGCTAATTTGTTTGTAA
This window contains:
- the LOC132979190 gene encoding gastrula zinc finger protein XlCGF57.1-like translates to MAGFKDLKELFSRRLLAAVIRDITEERTTSGYEEELHRQRKLLDVILTPEIKLQRTDVQQLLVSKEELPPEQQEWSHILDQEDTKPQHIKEEHEELWISQEEEQLQGLEEADTTSFPFTPVSVKSEGDEEKPQSSQLHQRQTEQMETGVDGEDCGGAEPEKDSDPERRLQPETEDSGEPETDDSDDWKETREDLSELNLKNKKLKTGKRQHSCSECGKRFNQKGNLTTHMLVHKGEKPYSCSVCSKSFTLRQHLTTHMLVHTGEKPFSCSVCSKSFTQRQHLTTHMLVHTGEKPFSCSVCSKSFTNRQSLTTHMLVHTGEKAFSCSVCSKSFTQRQHLTTHMLVHTGEKPFSCSVCSKSFTHRQSLTTHMLFHIGEKPFSCSICSESFTRRGNLTTHMIVHTGEKPFSCSVCSKSFTQRGTLTTHMLVHTGEKAFSCSVCSKSFTLRQSLTAHMLVHTGEKAFSCSVCSKSFTHRQSLTTHMLLHTGEKPFSCSVCSKSFTRRQHLTTHMLVHTGERAFSCSVCSKSFSQRGSLTTHMLVHTGEKAFSCSVCSKSFTQRGSLTTHMLVHTGEKPFSCSVCSKSFTRRQHLTTHIMIHTGERC